The Neodiprion fabricii isolate iyNeoFabr1 chromosome 4, iyNeoFabr1.1, whole genome shotgun sequence genome window below encodes:
- the LOC124180191 gene encoding codanin-1, with translation MANILLTSALSGRIVVEDIIEWLTTDDVENSKWDSFNKSGCTQCDFLLYFLSFLRQQTKSILHGSYNARQTPNKDIQCCGATNDRSQKKNERPHRGVSLFNADANSDPHSINEDLQSMRGHARNGASAASEQEMSPMTNTIKLNKKSQLRESDVISEGQVMFTVHRTGENQSLSITTGTKTPDKMRVDINSSDCSHIPQKTTTSTPLVKTDPSSKINKIFNGFSQHVSKADVLGLTTDANFQLCSTPDMKTLSTKKPGSYTGILENLTNSNENFDISNCLSISKNLKTTNKLTSYSRNGINDSSSSNTTSVFGDSNKDWHHLNSLNMSPGSNNSTVNESVVLNNFMIVNNNCEAPISPLYISNATTPQNSKLSYSRSVERYQYSKSSPQHFNDNSPKQGFHHIQRNLKSTPRQNASLGDFICIDSRGSKKSSLRKTNTRVQSGKSSDSDGSVTDKLSITEDSFPEIGKSCGRRKRRIKPTKLDTSDDKGIRENKTFGTISRPQIVNPQFLEILQADKPDTTPFEIERDLLRLERQKQQKSTSNTSAEHVIDSCILSKTPNVKTSTEPLLTPSLQYVENRQALDILVKIYSSLLDYNLVINPMTELNFVISLITLQHSFANDKDRSLSDNHSLKERSNAVRSIIKENSLDESDDCLIDKHKNSKKCANIEFLNEELGCRVLNDDNILTMDENVSLQREIEVDKVFDKLGRSSLDCKQSSCTCEGQLNVSKEKIPIPDEEYFQTIHNCIYFSTSFLNTQRVLLSLLDRTTLKLLCENNRIATFSPDLQEYLSQCYRGKLNESSRLKQHFNTFSTTEANVSFQIDTDNRENFPSLVGFQSFRKQRDLFYDVLRIWETHHLAPGWVFSIALAGKIRTLLSLHNDAVNYCHFARLFKSQLLLSCIGNDSKEEPVNDESFNFLKSLKHVDPEKLTRLRERLVTPLSSKGPVPPPSFPGVQEFYKDFILHAANPMFYAHLQDCLVHEIMELNDTQFMGSEIEDTETMVDQETKQNFITCILSLRLLAKVLGFLISLPYRCEPHSPVSVLTTQLELRSQVLPPLNLQYCLQTAIINGKLALTVPWVVKYLALLDPMSLRLPYYKTVLEMLCYIYCESKHDSRLENPLSLKVKILLKFSIGWLFELCNFPERLYFNCRISSTHRKFKSISNFSAKNLQSTLATDIERTSSDLNQSSNSGPCTDSLDIIDERILYVCCPFLAELKTLLIADHSNLNNSATIRHITPVSRGFEKPFGSTSTKQLQLQLEEAFFHGQPISTRKTVDFVSERVASSCVKHICNSALPRARKKNIVKFQGVLSQRILPDDINKFKSSITVEMQSIASNLSLELKTHCEADILAMCESRTMKSIDSLLAEDTLPSVKQICSQIAVRMATERVKNWIQSHITDGSLFFKDMEMEVDKAYKNKSIPTQLKKKVHNAEAASPTDVIIELRSIIWELLENKGKSVTLRSVLQSLDNVYKSLTERADLLLGPEKIIGSMSVDLALFLAAHRTDIFVSEVHAKLIQIWKMECVNFLKKEFILSRILSPRNIMLLATPQNPDVWLPLGKFIKRLLKEEILNVEAFSDQCTMLFRYDWPIDILKHLSICLTNGIEDFKSTNEANEKMKLLLQWIAETCAEMEFTFD, from the exons ATGGCGAATATTTTACTCACAAGTGCATTAAGTGGAAGAATAGTCGTGGAAGATATTATAGAATGGTTGACAACTGATGACGTTGag AATTCGAAATGGGATAGTTTCAACAAATCTGGATGCACGCAGTGCGACTTTCTTCTGTACTTTTTAAGTTTTCTACGGCAGCAAACGAAAAG CATACTTCACGGCTCGTATAATGCAAGACAAACTCCGAACAAAGACATTCAATGCTGTGGTGCAACAAACGACAgatcgcagaaaaaaaatgaaagaccTCATAGAGGTGTTTCATTATTCAATGCTGATGCGAACTCAGACCCCCATTCAATAAATGAGGATCTCCAGAGTATGAGAGGCCATGCGCGCAACGGAGCCTCTGCTGCGTCAGAACAGGAAATGTCGCCGATGACTAACACTattaaattgaacaaaaaatctcAGTTGCGCGAGTCAGATGTGATTAGTGAAGGGCAGGTCATGTTTACTGTGCATAGGACTGGGGAAAATCAAAGCTTGTCTATTACGACAGGTACAAAAACACCAGATAAAATGAGAGTTGATATAAATTCATCTGACTGTTCTCATATTCCTCAGAAAACAACGACTAGCACACCATTAGTTAAGACTGATCCTTCGAGTaagattaataaaatattcaatggGTTTAGCCAACACGTTTCTAAAGCAGATGTGCTTGGTCTAACTACTGatgcaaattttcaactttgtaGTACCCCGGACATGAAAACTTTATCGACTAAAAAACCTGGAAGTTATACTGGTATTTTAGAAAATCTGACTAATTCcaacgaaaattttgatatatcGAATTGTTTGTCGATATCAAAAAATCTCAAAACAACGAACAAGCTAACGAGTTATTCTAGAAATGGAATTAACGATTCTAGTTCATCAAATACGACATCAGTCTTCGGCGATAGTAATAAAGACTGGCATCATTTGAACAGTTTAAATATGTCTCCGGGGTCAAATAATTCGACAGTAAATGAATCTGTTGTGCTTAACAATTTTATGATTGTTAACAATAATTGTGAAGCTCCAATCTCGCCTTTATATATCAGTAATGCAACGACACCGCAAAATTCTAAGTTATCGTACAGCAGAAGTGTAGAGCGATATCAATATTCAAAAAGTAGTCCACAAcatttcaacgataatagTCCTAAGCAAGGTTTTCACCATATCCAAAGGAACTTAAAATCTACACCTAGGCAGAACGCCAGCCTGGGAGATTTTATATGCATTGATTCACGAGGTTCTAAAAAAAGCAGtttgagaaaaacaaatacaagAGTACAATCAGGCAAGAGTAGTGATAGTGACGGCTCGGTGACAGATAAACTATCCATAACAGAGGATAGCTTCCCAGAGATAGGAAAGAGTTGTGGAAGAAGGAAGCGAAGAATCAAGCCAACAAAACTGGATACATCAGATGATAAAG GAATTAGAGAGAATAAAACTTTTGGAACGATAAGTAGACCCCAAATAGTAAACCCTCAATTTTTGGAGATACTGCAGGCTGATAAGCCTGACACAACACCATTCGAAATTGAAAGGGATTTGTTGCGATTAGAGAGACAGAAACAGCAAAAAAGCACATCCAATACATCAGCTGAACATGTTATTGACTCATGTATATTGTCAAAAACGCCTAATGTGAAAACTTCAACTGAACCGCTTTTGACTCCAAGCTTACAATACGTTGAGAATCGTCAAGCTTTGGATATATTagtcaaaatttattctaGCTTGTTGGATTATAATTTAGTTATAAACCCCATGACggaattgaattttgtgaTATCTTTAATTACTTTGCAACATTCGTTTGCAAATGATAAGGATCGGTCACTTTCAGATAATCATAGCTTAAAAGAAAGGAGTAATGCAGTGAGATCAATTATTAAAGAAAACTCTCTTGATGAGAGTGATGACTGTCTGATCGATAAGCATAAAAACTCTAAAAAGTGTGCAAACATCGAATTTTTGAATGAAGAACTTGGATGTCGAGTTCTAAATGACGATAATATTTTAACTATGGACGAAAATGTTTCATTGCAACGGGAAATCGAAGTTGATAAAGTATTTGATAAATTAGGAAGGTCTTCACTGGATTGCAAACAAAGTAGTTGTACATGCGAAGGTCAGTTGAATGTTTCAAAGGAAAAAATTCCTATTCCAgatgaagaatattttcaaaccatACACAActgcatatatttttcaacctccTTCTTGAACACCCAAAGAGTGTTGTTAAGTTTGTTAGATAGAACTACATTGAAGTTGCTATGTGAAAATAACCGAATTGCTACATTTTCACCTGATCTACAAGAATACCTTAGCCAGTGCTACagaggaaaattgaatgaatctAGTCGACTCAAGCAACACTTCAATACTTTCAG taCCACCGAAGCAAATGTTAGCTTCCAAATCGATACAGacaatcgtgaaaattttccctcTCTTGTGGGATTTCAAAGCTTCAGAAAACAGCGTGACTTGTTTTATGATGTGCTGAGAATTTGGGAAACCCACCATCTAGCACCAGGGTGGGTGTTTTCTATTGCACTAGCCGGAAAAATTCGGACACTACTATCTTTGCATAATGATGCAGTAAATTATTGCCACTTTGCAAGACTATTCAAGTCTCAGTTATTGTTATCCTGCATTGGAAATGACTCTAAG GAGGAGCCTGTAAACGATGAAAGCTTCAACTTTCTTAAATCATTGAAACATGTTGACCCAGAGAAATTAACACGATTACGTGAAAGATTAGTTACACCACTTTCATCCAAAGGACCTGTTCCACCTCCGTCATTTCCTGGAgtacaagaattttataaagaTTTTATTCTGCATGCTGCAAATCCTATGTTTTATGCTCATCTCCAAGATTGTTTGGTCCATGAGATAATGGAGCTGAATGATACCCAATTCATGGGAAGTGAAATTGAAGATACAG aAACAATGGTTGACCAGGAGACGAAACAGAATTTCATTACGTGCATTTTGAGTTTAAGACTTCTTGCTAAAGTATTAGGATTCCTAATTTCTTTGCCGTACAGATGTGAGCCACACTCGCCTGTAAGTGTCTTGACTACGCAACTCGAGCTACGAAGTCAA GTTCTCCCGCCTTTAAATCTACAATATTGTCTTCAAACTGCAATAATTAATGGAAAATTAGCTCTCACTGTACCGTGGGTGGTCAAATACTTGGCTTTATTGGATCCCATGTCCTTACGGTTGCCATATTACAAGACAGTGTTGGAAATGTTGTGCTACATTTACTGCGAATCAAAACACGATTCGAGACTTGAAAATCCTTTGTCATTGAAAGTAAAGATTCTGTTGAAATTCAGCATTGGATGGCTTTTCGAACTCTGTAACTTTCCAGAAAGATTATACTTTAATTGCAGAATATCCTCAACtcatagaaaattcaaatcaatcaGCAATTTCAGTGCTAAGAATTTACAAAGCACTCTTGCTACAGACATTGAAAGAACAAGCAGTGATCTCAATCAGTCTAGTAACTCTGGCCCTTGCACAGACAGTCTCGATATTATAGATGAAAGGATATTGTACGTGTGTTGCCCATTCTTGGCCGAACTGAAAACGCTGTTGATAGCAGATCATTCTAACTTGAATAACAGTGCCACAATTCGCCATATAACACCTGTTTCACGTGGTTTTGAAAAACCATTCGGTAGTACCAGTACTAAGCAGTTACAG tTGCAATTGGAGGAAGCATTTTTTCATGGTCAACCAATCTCTACACGAAAAACGGTTGATTTTGTGTCTGAACGGGTTGCGTCCAGTTGTGTAAAACACATTTGTAACTCTGCTTTACCAcgggcaagaaaaaaaaatattgtcaagtTTCAGGGTGTCCTTTCTCAACGTATATTACCTGATGATATCAATAAATTCAAG TCTTCTATCACAGTGGAAATGCAGTCAATTGCATCGAATTTGTCATTGGAATTGAAGACACATTGCGAAGCAGACATTTTGGCAATGTGTGAATCTCGTACTATGAAGTCTATTGACTCTCTTTTAGCAGAAGACACATTACCATCTGTGAAACAGATATGTTCTCAAATTGCGGTTAGAATGGCAACGGAGAGGGTTAAAAACTGGATTCAGTCGCACATTACCGATGGATCCTTATTTTTCAAGGATATGGAAATGGAAGTTGACAAAGCTTATAAAAATAAGAGTATTCCTACTCAGTTGAAGAAGAAAGTTCATAATGCTGAGGCAGCATCTCCTACTGATGTGATAATTGAGCTTCGA TCAATAATTTGGGAACTGTTGGAGAATAAGGGAAAGTCTGTGACTTTACGAAGTGTTCTGCAATCTTTAGACAATGTATATAAATCTTTAACAGAAAGAGCAGATTTGTTACTTGGtccggaaaaaattattggctCCATGAGTGTTGACTTGGCATTATTCTTAG CTGCACATAGAACGGATATTTTCGTTTCGGAAGTTCACGCTAAGCTAATTCAAATATGGAAAATGGagtgtgtaaattttttgaaaaaagaattcattctGTCTAGAATTCTTAGCCCAAGAAACATTATGCTTCTGGCAACCCCACAAAATCCAGATGTATGGTTGCCCcttggaaaatttataaaaagactgttgaaagaagaaattttaaatgttGAGGCTTTCAGCGATCAATGTACAATGCTGTTCAGATATGATTGGCCAATA GATATATTGAAACATTTATCGATATGCTTGACCAATGGAATTGAAGATTTTAAGTCTACGAACGaggcaaatgaaaaaatgaaactgctTCTTCAATGGATAGCGGAGACTTGTGCTGAGATGGAATTTACATTCGACTGA
- the LOC124180205 gene encoding arginine-hydroxylase NDUFAF5, mitochondrial → MSILKIPWMQRCGFKNDLHKLGDFLSQYVKNESKIMPPGIRRLSYTRVTYALPPNSVMNVFNRDHKLMQRERAARAEDVELYDYVKDEVGYRLSDRIFDIKRRFKKALDLGCGRGHVSKHILSDSVEELILADMCPTWLNQAQTTEGVKVEKKIVDEENMPFDPDSLDLVISCLSLHWVNDLPGCFSQIIRSLRNDGVFMAAVFGGDTLYELRSSLQLAELEREGGISPHISPFTEIRDIGSLLNRAGFTMLTVDTDEIVVGFPTMYELLWDLKGMGENNAARNRKLHLKRDTTLAAASIYEEFYGKLNEKDGSKYIPATFQIIYMLGWKPDVSQPKPLNRGTGEVSLKNLHRLDQIIKETKKVKLSDEDK, encoded by the exons ATGTCAATACTGAAAATACCTTGGATGCAGCGTTGCGGTTTTAAAAATGACCTGCACAAGCTTGGAGACTTCTTGTCACAATACGTGAAAAATGAGAGTAAAATAATGCCACCCGGTATTCGAAGGTTAAGTTACACCAGAGTAACTTACGCACTACCACCAAATAGTGTAATGAATGTTTTCAACCGTGATCATAAATTAATGCAAAGGGAACGTGCAGCTCGAGCCGAAGATGTCGAGTTATATGACTATGTAAAAGATGAGGTTGGTTACAGATTGTCAGACAGAATCTTTGACATCAAACGCAGATTTAAAAAAGCCCTCGATTTAGGTTGCGGTCGGGGCCATGTATCAAAACACATCCTCAGCGACAGCGTGGAGGAATTAATTCTGGCTGACATGTGCCCCACTTGGTTAAACCAGGCTCAAACGACCGAAGGTGTCaaagtcgaaaaaaagatCGTCGATGAAGAAAATATGCCTTTCGACCCCGATAGTTTAGACCTAGTTATAAGCTGTCTTAGTCTACATTGGGTCAATGATCTTCCAGGATGCTTTAGTCAAATAATACGCAGCTTAAGAAACGACGGTGTATTTATGGCTGCTGTTTTTGGTGGCGATACTCTTTACGAGCTGAG GTCTTCATTACAATTAGCAGAATTAGAACGAGAGGGTGGCATATCGCCTCACATCTCACCATTCACCGAGATCAGAGACATAGGCAGCTTATTAAATAGAGCAGGATTCACCATGTTGACCGTTGACACTGATGAAATAGTTGTCGGTTTTCCTACCATGTACGAATTATTGTGGGACTTGAAAG GAATGGGAGAGAATAATGCAGCCCGAAATCGTAAACTTCATTTGAAACGGGATACGACACTAGCAGCAGCATCAATTTATGAAGAATTTTATGGGAAATTGAATGAGAAAGATGGGTCGAAGTATATACCAGCCACATTTCAAATAATCTATATGCTTGGATGGAAGCCTGATGTTTCTCAGCCAAAACCATTGAACAGAGGAACAGGCGAGGTATCTCTTAAGAATTTGCACCGTCTTgatcaaataattaaagaaactAAGAAAGTCAAACTTAGTGATGAAGACAAATAA
- the LOC124180217 gene encoding ubiquitin-fold modifier-conjugating enzyme 1 — translation MRQMRLFSSRDSGLVSELRLVIMVDESTRKTLSSIPLLSTKAGPRDKELWVNRLKEEYQALIKYVQNNKGSDNDWFRLESNKEGTRWFGKCWYMHNLLKYEFDVEFDIPVTYPTTAPEIALPELDGKTAKMYRGGKICLTDHFKPLWARNVPKFGIAHAMALGLGPWLAVEIPDLIEKGVISYKDRGDE, via the exons ATGAGACAGATGAGACTGTTCAGTTCTCGTGATTCTGGTTTAGTTTCAGAATTGAGGTTAGTAATTATGGTCGACGAATCTACGCGAAAAACTCTTAGCAGTATTCCTTTGCTAAGTACGAAGGCAGGGCCGCGTGATAAAGAATTATGGGTCAACAGATTGAAGGAAGAATATCAAGCTTTAATAAAG TATGTTCAGAACAATAAAGGTTCGGACAACGATTGGTTCCGGTTGGAATCTAATAAGGAAGGAACGCGATGGTTTGGAAAATGTTGGTACATGCACAATCTTCTGAAGTACGAATTCGACGTTGAATTTGAC ATACCAGTTACCTATCCTACAACAGCACCAGAGATAGCGCTGCCTGAATTGGATGGTAAGACAGCAAAAATGTACAGAGGCGGCAAAATATGTTTGACGGATCACTTTAAACCACTTTGGGCAAGAAATGTTCCCAAGTTCGGTATTGCCCACGCAATGGCTTTAGGG CTGGGCCCCTGGCTAGCAGTAGAAATTCCAGACCTAATCGAGAAGGGTGTCATAAGTTACAAGGACAGAGGAGATGAGTAA
- the LOC124180208 gene encoding sphingolipid delta(4)-desaturase DES1, whose product MGQRVSQTDFEWVYTEEPHASRRKIILEKYPQIKKLFGYDPNFKWVVTAMVLVQFASMFIIKDLSYPMIFLVAYCFGGVINHSLMLAIHEISHNLAFGHARPLANKIFGFFANLPIGIPVSISFKKYHLEHHRYQGDEKLDTDLPTLIEAKLFCTTFGKLCWVLLQPFFYAFRPLVTYPKAPTTLEYINLVIQLIFDAIVWYFLGGKVLVYFIFGSVMAMGLHPVAGHFISEHYMYKKGFETYSYYGPLNFITFNVGYHNEHHDFPSVPGSRLPEVKRIAPEFYDDLPQHNSWVSVLYDFVMDPEIGPYARIKRKHRGLAS is encoded by the exons ATGGGCCAACGAGTAtcgcaaactgattttgaATGGGTTTATACGGAGGAGCCTCACGCTAGCagacgaaaaataatactgG aaaaatatcCACAAATAAAGAAACTTTTTGGGTACGATCCAAATTTTAAATGGGTTGTTACTGCCATGGTTCTAGTACAATTTGCATCGATGTTTATCATTAAGGATCTGAGTTACCCGATGATTTTTTTAGTGGCTTACTGTTTCGGCGGAGTAATTAATCATTCGCTTATGCTTG CTATACATGAAATATCACATAATCTTGCTTTTGGTCACGCTAGACCACTagcaaataaaatatttggcTTCTTTGCCAATTTGCCTATTGGAATCCCAGTCTCTATCAGCTTTAAAAAGTATCATCTTGAACATCATCGG taTCAAGGAGACGAGAAGTTGGATACTGACTTGCCTACTCTCATTGAAGCAAAACTATTCTGCACAACTTTTGGAAAGCTTTGTTGGGTGTTACTGCAACCATTTTTCTATGCCTTCAGGCCTTTGGTAACATATCCTAAGGCTCCGACGACATTGGAATATATTAACTTAGTTATTCAATTGATATTTGATGCGATTGTTTGGTACTTTTTAG gtGGTAAAGTCTTGGTCTATTTTATATTCGGTTCAGTTATGGCAATGGGGCTGCATCCAGTTGCTGGACATTTCATATCTGAACATTACATGTACAAGAAAGGATTTGAAACATATAGTTACTACGGACCACTAAACTTCATTACATTCAATGTCGGATATCACAATGAGCATCACGATTTTCCTTCAGTTCCTGGCTCTAGATTGCCTGAG GTGAAACGCATCGCTCCTGAATTCTATGATGATCTCCCACAACACAATTCGTGGGTTTCCGTTCTCTACGACTTTGTGATGGATCCAGAAATCGGACCATACGCTCGTATAAAGAGGAAGCATAGGGGTTTAGCGTCCTAG